A region of the Vanrija pseudolonga chromosome 2, complete sequence genome:
CAAGAAAGTCTGACACTCATCCCGCTCCACTTCTCTCCTCCCGGCAAATCACTTGGCAGCTGTCAGTTCAACATCAAAGCTCCGTCCTGGAACCTCCCCGAGCCTCTCCCCCAGCGCCCCCTCCAACTCCTCTCCACATGCCACGCTACGCTCGATCGGGAATGGGTACATGCAGTATATCAAGACGACCAACACCCGGTCGCTAGTCGCCTCGGCCCTCGTCACAACTCTACCACCACATCCAGCTGCACGCTTAAACGAGCTGGTGGATGAGCTGCGAGATGTGCTGCTCACGGTCGCCAGTGTCACCGCCCTGGATGTAGGGGGTGAACTTGCGGTCACGGAAGCCACCAGTGGGGTTGGAGAGCTTGAAGGGCCAGAGAGCCTGGGTGGCCTGCTTGAAGTTGGGGCCAACAGTGGCAATCTCGTGAACGAGGTCCTCAATGCAGATGATGCCGTActtgccgagctgctgctcaaTGATGGCGTTGTCGGTGATGGGGATGCGCTGGCCGTTGACCTTGGCGTAGCCGCGCTTGTAGACAAGCTCGCGGATGGCCTTGAGGTTGGGCTCACCGTAGGCGATGTAGGGCGAGACAAGGCGGAGCATCTGCTCGGTAGCCTTGGTGACGCGGACAAAGACACCGTTGTTGATCTGGAGGAGAcggaggagctggaggatcttcttgggcttgggggcaAGCTTGGAGATACCCTTCAGGCGGACAACGAAGAAGACCTTGGCCTGGGCGGGGACGTAGTAGTCACCCGACTTGCGGGCCTCGCGCTTGAGGCGGATCTCCTCACGCTCCTTGGCGTTGTACTCCTTGACGTACTCGTCGGCACGCTTGAAGATGAccttgcgcttggccttgagggcctGAGATGGGGTGTCAGCTAAAGCTTCTTCAAACTTTCAACCACACGCCAGCACGCCTCGTCGAGAGATGGATTCAGCCCCGAAAGATGGTTAATTACAGGCAGCATTGTCGTAGCTAGCCGTGGTCCAACGAGTGTTGGTCTTTGCATCATTGTAGGGGGACCAGGCAGCCCCCCTACTATCCCTCTCCCTCACACGATCTCCTCCAGTCACCCAAGTCCACAACTCACCTTGCGGGCCTCAACGGCGGCAGCAAGCTTGGCCTCACGAGTGGCCTCGTTGGTGCGGCGCTTCTTGAGCAGGGTCTCGGGGACGGCAATCTGCTGTGGGGGTGTTAGTTGGCTGCACATCAAGTTGGCCGAGGTTGGGTTGAGAATTTGAGGTTTTGGTTTCGGCGTGCGATGGGTGCTGCAGAGCGACAACAGCAGCGCCGAACAGCGCAGATTCGATGCCAAGCAACGTCCGCGCATGCTCGACATGCCTTGTCCCcgctccagctcgaccaCAAGTCGCCcaagtcgacgccgtcgccagacCTCAAATTTCTCTCTCCAGCCCTCGGTGTGCTCGCGCAATACTCGCCTCGACGCTGGGGACGCTGGGATGGTCGTCAGTGCTGGTCCTAGTCGTGtgtcttgtcgtcgtcgtcgacgtctaCTCACGTAGTGGCCACCATTTTTGAGATGTGTTGACGGTTAGAGGAGACCTCTGTGCATGAAGGTCAAACTACGAGAAGGAGGCCAGCCTGCCagcgggaggagggggcgaccgagcgagcgacggacggccaacccacccaccagccaACAGCCTGGATCCACACGGAGCCAAATCGAGTTTGGGCAGTTTGTTCACCCATTTTTCGATTTTCTTTGGCCAAGTTTCGTGGATTTATCCCAATGCCACATTGTCGCCGTCGATCATTGCATCTCTACGCCCTGGAATCCAGCCGTCTATAACACCGAATCTCCGGCGACCAAGTTTGGACGGGAGTTTTTTGGGACGAGGTGGCAgcctgggtgggtgtcgCTGCCTGGCACACGCTCGCTGGCTGCACTCTGCCTCCT
Encoded here:
- the RPL7 gene encoding 60S ribosomal protein L7, with the translated sequence MSSMRGRCLASNLRCSALLLSLCSTHRTPKPKPQILNPTSANLMCSQLTPPQQIAVPETLLKKRRTNEATREAKLAAAVEARKALKAKRKVIFKRADEYVKEYNAKEREEIRLKREARKSGDYYVPAQAKVFFVVRLKGISKLAPKPKKILQLLRLLQINNGVFVRVTKATEQMLRLVSPYIAYGEPNLKAIRELVYKRGYAKVNGQRIPITDNAIIEQQLGKYGIICIEDLVHEIATVGPNFKQATQALWPFKLSNPTGGFRDRKFTPYIQGGDTGDREQHISQLIHQLV